One region of Quercus lobata isolate SW786 chromosome 2, ValleyOak3.0 Primary Assembly, whole genome shotgun sequence genomic DNA includes:
- the LOC115963149 gene encoding protein FAR-RED IMPAIRED RESPONSE 1-like — protein sequence MEHGVVASLGRYFSRQLKENPSYYFATQLDCEELITNIFWADARMIIDYSHFGDVITFDTTYSTNRDARPLGVFLGLNHHRETVVFGGTLLYDETIESFVWLEAMFEKKPITIFTDQDTAMSTAIKIVMPKTYHALYSWYMWQNAEKHLGHLLKNESQFNVDFLACIYEYDGEDEFLTAWNEMLDKYNVCENKWLVDLFKLKEKWAQAYVKRTFTVGMKTTQLSESFNVNLKDFLRTDLNIVEFFTHFETVVNQKRDKELEAKYNSRQKFPRLKLKSSPMLNQVATVYTPKFDLFQTEVEEIMALSILERNVSQTHSYVIGVFNQNGKYEVMWNPLDETLSCSCRKFESFGILCRHGLRVFDVLDIKLIPNRYIMKMWRRDVKDGSGKNCTTHNIKPDTRLEYVDRNCKANVEEDIIRPSTDFPDKEDQLCASIMIVPKGIKKREIYRNKKRRTKSWIEKMLKPKEGTSKKQTKKRKMQEEIYAHDVMAQKKTKDISSGNITSFTQLLMSASTSSPSHQGGSSASVALASHLESISSVVGSNDKINGAGV from the exons ATGGAGCATGGGGTAGTTGCTAGCTTGGGAAGATATTTCAGTCGTCAACTTAAGGAAAATCCTTCATATTATTTCGCTACTCAATTGGACTGTGAAGAGTTGATTACTAATATCTTTTGGGCCGATGCAAGAATGATCATTGACTATAGCCACTTCGGTGATGTAATAACGTTTGATACAACGTATAGTACAAATAGAGATGCAAGGCCACTTGGAGTATTTTTGGGTCTCAATCACCATAGAGAAACTGTTGTATTTGGAGGTACACTTTTATATGATGAAACAATTGAATCTTTTGTATGGTTAGAAGCAATGTTTGAAAAGAAGCCAATCACTATTTTCACAGATCAAGATACAGCAATGTCAACTGCAATAAAAATAGTCATGCCTAAGACATATCATGCATTGTATAGTTGGTATATGTGGCAGAATGCTGAGAAACACTTGGGTCATTTACTCAAAAATGAGTCTCAATTTAATGTCGATTTCTTAGCATGTATCTATGAGTATGACGGTGAAGATGAGTTTCTTACAGCTTGGAATGAAATGCTAGATAAGTACAatgtttgtgaaaataaatGGCTAGTTGATCTAtttaaattgaaggaaaaatggGCCCAAGCATATGTTAAGAGAACTTTCACTGTAGGAATGAAGACAACCCAGCTTAGTGAGAGTTTCAATGTTAACTTGAAGGATTTCTTGCGTACTGATCTCAATATAGTAGAGTTTTTCACTCATTTTGAAACAGTTGTCAATCAAAAGCGGGATAAGGAGTTAGAAGCAAAATACAACTCTAGACAGAAATTTCCAAGATTGAAGCTCAAAAGCTCTCCTATGCTTAACCAAGTAGCAACAGTGTACACGCCtaaatttgatttatttcagACAGAAGTTGAAGAGATAATGGCACTTTCCATCCTAGAACGCAATGTGAGTCAAACACATAGTTATGTGATTGGAGTTTTCaatcaaaatggaaaatatgAGGTCATGTGGAATCCATTAGATGAGACTCTATCTTGTAGTTGCAGAAAGTTTGAGTCATTTGGTATTTTATGTAGGCATGGTTTGAGAGTTTTTGATGTATTGGATATCAAGTTGATTCCTAATAGATATATCATGAAGATGTGGAGAAGAGATGTAAAAGATGGAAGCGGAAAAAATTGCACAACACATAACATTAAGCCGGATACTCGATTGGAATATGTAGATCG GAATTGCAAAGCTAATGTAGAAGAAGACATCATTAGGCCTTCCACTGATTTTCCAGACAAAGAAGATCAATTATGTGCTTCGATTATGATTGTACCAAAAGGGATAAAGAAAAGGGAGATTTATCGTAATAAAAAGCGTAGGACGAAATCATGGATAGAAAAGATGCTGAAGCCAAAGGAAGGCACATCAaagaagcaaacaaagaaaagaaaaatgcaggAG GAAATATATGCACATGACGTCATGGCACAAAAGAAAACTAAGGATATCTCTTCTGGAAATATTACTAGTTTTACACAACTTTTAATG TCGGCCTCTACAAGTTCTCCATCACATCAGGGAGGCTCATCAGCAAGTGTTGCATTAGCATCACATTTAGAGAGTATATCAAGTGTTGTAGGCTCCAACGACAAAATTAATGGTGCAGGAG TTTAA